In Belonocnema kinseyi isolate 2016_QV_RU_SX_M_011 chromosome 4, B_treatae_v1, whole genome shotgun sequence, a single window of DNA contains:
- the LOC117170889 gene encoding carbonic anhydrase 1-like yields MIIIFISIARKKWAAEVVPEDDLKDYYMIDMEMHIFFYKKDSKSIKKAYTQKGGLAAIKIGLKILDERGPTTIDNNYNKFYENLGKNLHKVQSTKSSAKIPSFPFASTFLSRVPPYLFYEGSLDHPPCDESVTWFISDGSLITKDLLNEFRKINLDEGDKSNVRPPQALNKREVKSVNTYKSNEE; encoded by the exons atgataataatttttatttctattgcaCGAAAAAAGTGGGCTGCGGAGGTGGTTCCTGAGGATGACTTGAAGGACTATTATAT GATTGATATGGAGatgcacatatttttttataaaaaagattctaaatcaataaaaaaagcttATACGCAAAAGGGCGGGCTTGCAGCAATTAAAATTGGGCTCAAG atCCTAGACGAACGTGGCCCGACTACAATAGATAacaattacaacaaattttatgaaaatctgGGAAAGAATTTACACAAGGTGCAATCCACAAAATCATCAGCAAAGATACCTTCGTTTCCCTTCGCAAGTACTTTCCTGAGTAGAGTGCCACCATACTTATTTTATGAAGGCTCATTGGATCATCCACCTTGCGATGAATCTGTTACGTGGTTTATAAGTGATGGTAGCCTTATTACCAAAGATCTG CTAAATGAATTCCGGAAAATAAATTTGGATGAGGGAGACAAATCGAATGTTAGACCTCCTCAGGCGTTAAACAAACGCGAAGTGAAAAGCGTTAATACTTATAAATCAAACGAGGAGTAA